Proteins found in one Macrobrachium nipponense isolate FS-2020 chromosome 4, ASM1510439v2, whole genome shotgun sequence genomic segment:
- the LOC135211367 gene encoding uncharacterized protein DDB_G0271670-like has protein sequence MRTHKSSDIPVHKDTILQHVSWGGNSSSLSSSDSLSEEERGGVGIQDNLSLGPSARSKGEIPPSNCSCDVSSMVELAIILKKLTKERSWKVSSSSSSSTSSSSPSSPASSPSSEAHWPKKKMAASFHRESSGSSHQLFPTFGFGN, from the exons ATGCGAACCCACAAATCATCAGACATACCTGTACATAAGGACACCATTCTCCAGCATGTGTCCTGGG GAGGGAACTCTTCTTCGTTGTCTTCATCCGATTCGTTGAGTGAAGAAGAGCGGGGAGGGGTGGGCATTCAGGACAATCTCTCTTTGGGTCCCTCCGCTCGCTCTAAGGGAGAGATTCCTCCTTCAAA CTGCTCCTGTGATGTCTCCTCCATGGTTGAATTGGCCATAATCCTGAAGAAGCTGACGAAGGAGAGGTCTTGGAAGgtgtcatcatcttcttcttcgtcgaCTTCATCTTCATCTCCTTCATCTCCcgcttcctctccttcttctgaGGCTCATTGGCCAAAAAAGAAGATGGCTGCCTCCTTCCACAGGGAAAGCAGTGGGAGCTCTCATCAGCTTTTCCCAACCTTTGGATTTGGGAACTGA
- the LOC135211368 gene encoding uncharacterized protein LOC135211368: MVDVAHKLHKATKASKHTTAPAACSLIEKKASGSQGTDFLAQHGMLGDVGCKCLLDTRTCCSRSLSAGPGMPAVCAATSSKYSALRHEFPDVFKLELRQVPGTHIKHGIYHHITTTGPPKHAKFRRLLPKKLQDVKQAFAEIDRMGICKKASSPWASPLHMVKKPDGSWRPCGDYCRLNMVPVYPNDILKTAIITPFGTYTFSYSTVGLRNARATFQ, encoded by the exons ATGGTAGATGTTGCACATAAACTCCACAAAGCCACCAAGGCCTCCAAGCACACCACAGCACCCGCAGCCTGCAGCCTGATAGAAAAGAAG GCGTCAGGTTCCCAGGGCACCGATTTTCTGGCACAACACGGGATGCTGGGGGATGTCGGCTGTAAATGCCTTCTAGACACCAGAACCTGCTGCTCCCGCTCGCTCAGCGCTGGCCCGGGAATGCCCGCTGTATGTGCTGCCACATCATCCAAATACAGCGCTCTCCGGCACGAATTCCCAGATGTCTTCAAGCTGGAGCTACGCCAGGTGCCAGGAACACACATCAAGCACGGCATctaccaccacatcaccaccacgggCCCACCGAAACATGCCAAGTTTCGCCGCCTGCTGCCCAAAAAGCTCCAGGATGTTAAACAAGCATTCGCAGAAATAGACAGAATGGGTATATGCAAGAAGGCATCAAGCCCATGGGcgtcccccctccacatggtgaagaagccaGATGGTTCCTGGAGGCCCTGTGGGGACTATTGTCGATTGAACATG gtgcCAGTATATCCCAACGACATTCTGAAGACAGCCATCATCACGCCATTCGGAACATACACCTTCTCCTACTCCACTGTTGGCCTTAGGAATGCCAGGGCCACATTCCAATGA